A region of Pseudomonas putida DNA encodes the following proteins:
- a CDS encoding MFS transporter, with protein sequence MLNPYRELFQAKGTAGFALAGLVARLPLPMTGIGIITLLSQLRGSYGLAGAVAATFVLTYALMSPQVSRLVDRHGQRHVLPLAAALGVLGMLLLLACTWWQAPDWSLFIGAALAGFMPSMSAMVRARWTALYRGKPQLQTAYSLETVLDELTFIAGPPVSVGLCVGLWPQAGPLAAAVLLAIGVFALVVQTGTEPPVDADAGASGGQGAVLRHLEVRLLTLLMVAMGVIVGSIDIVSVAFAEQVGTPAAASLVLACYAIGSCAAGLVFGALKLPTPPHRLLLLGALATAATTLPLLLAGSIVGLAGAVLLAGLFFAPTLIVAMSLVERSVPAHQLTEGMTWLLAGLNIGVALGALASGQVVDLLGATAGYQVAVAAGVAVALVALCSYRRMGAVASAALPGACAGR encoded by the coding sequence ATGCTCAACCCCTACCGCGAACTGTTCCAGGCCAAAGGCACGGCCGGGTTCGCCCTGGCCGGCCTGGTCGCGCGCTTGCCCTTGCCGATGACGGGCATCGGCATCATCACCCTGCTGTCGCAGCTGCGCGGCAGCTATGGCCTGGCGGGGGCGGTGGCGGCGACTTTCGTGTTGACCTATGCGCTGATGTCGCCGCAGGTTTCGCGTCTGGTCGATCGGCACGGCCAGCGTCATGTACTGCCCCTCGCTGCCGCTTTGGGCGTGTTGGGCATGCTGTTGCTGCTGGCCTGCACTTGGTGGCAGGCGCCCGACTGGAGTCTGTTCATCGGGGCGGCGCTGGCGGGCTTCATGCCCAGCATGTCGGCGATGGTGCGTGCTCGCTGGACGGCGCTTTACCGTGGTAAACCGCAGCTGCAGACGGCCTATTCCCTGGAAACGGTGCTTGACGAGCTCACTTTTATTGCAGGGCCACCGGTGTCGGTAGGGCTGTGCGTGGGGCTGTGGCCCCAGGCCGGGCCTTTGGCCGCCGCGGTGCTGCTGGCAATTGGGGTGTTCGCCCTGGTTGTTCAGACCGGCACCGAGCCGCCTGTGGACGCAGACGCTGGCGCCTCGGGTGGCCAAGGGGCGGTGTTGCGGCACTTGGAGGTGCGGCTGCTGACACTGCTGATGGTGGCCATGGGGGTGATCGTCGGCAGCATCGACATCGTCAGCGTGGCCTTTGCCGAACAGGTCGGCACGCCGGCAGCGGCCAGCCTGGTGCTGGCGTGCTACGCCATTGGCTCATGCGCGGCGGGCCTGGTATTCGGGGCTTTGAAGTTGCCGACGCCCCCGCACCGACTGTTGCTGCTCGGCGCCTTGGCGACGGCGGCGACCACCTTGCCGTTGCTGCTGGCCGGCAGCATCGTCGGGCTTGCAGGCGCGGTGCTGCTGGCAGGCCTGTTTTTCGCACCGACCTTGATCGTGGCGATGTCGCTGGTGGAGCGCAGCGTGCCCGCGCATCAGCTCACCGAAGGCATGACCTGGCTGCTGGCCGGGCTGAATATCGGTGTCGCCCTGGGCGCCTTGGCGTCCGGGCAGGTGGTCGACCTGCTGGGGGCCACGGCGGGCTATCAGGTGGCCGTGGCCGCAGGTGTGGCCGTTGCGCTGGTGGCGCTGTGCAGCTACCGGCGCATGGGGGCGGTGGCCAGTGCTGCACTGCCAGGCGCCTGCGCCGGTCGTTAG
- a CDS encoding LysR family transcriptional regulator encodes MASYTLRQLKYFVTTVEAGSVAEASRQLYIAQPSISTAIKSLEESFGVQLFIRHHAQGVSLTPSGKRFYAKTKSLLQMAHEFEQNALADNDTVAGQIDIGCFETVAPLYLPRLIAGFRERYPGVDIRLRDGEQQDLIQGLTAGTFDLVFLYDHDLDGTIEAEPLMPPQKPYVLLPEKHRFAGQTQVSLRDLCPEPMILLDVAPSRTYFVSLFNEMGLTPNIVFSSPSIEMVRGMVGQGFGFSLLVTRPHSECTYDGQRLAMVDIAEPVALSGLAAARLKRVQLTKPAQLFVEFCREELAKF; translated from the coding sequence GTGGCTTCCTATACCTTGCGACAACTCAAGTATTTCGTCACCACGGTGGAGGCGGGCAGCGTCGCCGAGGCCTCGCGCCAGTTGTACATCGCCCAGCCGTCCATTTCTACGGCGATCAAGAGCCTGGAAGAAAGCTTTGGTGTGCAGCTGTTCATCCGCCACCATGCCCAGGGCGTGTCGTTGACCCCCAGTGGCAAGCGCTTCTACGCCAAGACCAAATCGCTGCTGCAGATGGCCCACGAATTCGAGCAGAACGCGCTGGCCGATAACGACACTGTGGCCGGGCAGATCGACATTGGCTGTTTCGAGACGGTGGCGCCGCTGTACCTGCCGCGCCTGATTGCCGGTTTTCGCGAACGTTACCCAGGCGTCGACATTCGCCTGCGCGACGGCGAGCAGCAGGACCTGATCCAGGGCCTGACTGCCGGCACCTTCGACTTGGTGTTTCTCTACGACCACGACCTGGACGGCACCATCGAGGCCGAGCCGCTGATGCCGCCGCAAAAACCCTATGTGCTGTTGCCCGAAAAGCACCGCTTTGCCGGGCAAACCCAAGTTTCGCTGCGTGATCTTTGCCCAGAACCCATGATTTTGCTGGACGTGGCGCCGAGCCGGACCTACTTCGTCAGCCTGTTCAACGAAATGGGGTTGACCCCGAACATTGTCTTCAGCTCGCCGTCCATCGAAATGGTGCGCGGCATGGTCGGGCAGGGGTTTGGTTTCTCGCTGCTGGTGACACGTCCGCATTCGGAGTGCACGTACGATGGGCAGCGCCTGGCAATGGTGGACATCGCCGAGCCGGTGGCGCTGTCAGGGCTGGCGGCAGCCCGCTTGAAGCGGGTTCAGCTGACCAAGCCGGCGCAGCTGTTTGTGGAGTTCTGCCGTGAAGAATTGGCTAAATTCTAA
- a CDS encoding YMGG-like glycine zipper-containing protein, with product MRSFTWSYLLVLLCAAPAAQAQTVVPLKGQSSQQMQLDINDCTTVASNAANSAASSSSAHVGGRVRGAAAGAAAGAVGAQVRGNQHEELYDRASDDAKQQYRQNRAGETAAAGAAVGGMRQRQDRRQDRRTQDEAQSSAHASAYSGCLQGRGYQLNP from the coding sequence ATGCGTTCGTTCACATGGAGTTACCTGCTGGTGTTGCTCTGCGCAGCACCCGCCGCCCAGGCGCAGACAGTGGTGCCGCTCAAGGGCCAGAGCAGCCAACAGATGCAACTGGACATCAATGATTGCACTACCGTCGCCAGCAACGCCGCGAACAGCGCCGCGTCATCCAGCAGCGCCCACGTCGGTGGCCGAGTCCGCGGTGCCGCGGCCGGTGCGGCGGCAGGCGCCGTAGGGGCGCAGGTGCGCGGCAACCAGCATGAAGAACTGTATGACCGGGCCAGTGACGATGCCAAGCAGCAGTACCGGCAGAACCGTGCCGGCGAAACCGCCGCTGCCGGTGCTGCGGTGGGTGGCATGCGTCAGCGCCAGGATCGCCGCCAGGATCGACGCACGCAGGACGAGGCGCAGAGCTCGGCCCATGCCAGCGCGTACAGTGGTTGCTTGCAGGGGCGTGGCTATCAGCTCAACCCTTGA
- a CDS encoding paraquat-inducible protein A, whose translation MRQTQDLIICEYCDTVYQRTPLGRHQRAICPRCGGVLYRHCNLTLQQRLALSVTGGILLVFANFYPVMTIGMQGVSNSATLWDAVQILSNGSITFIALVMALAIIFAPVLQIGVLCWLLSFALAGQRAPGFALCMRALESLRPWSMLEVCLLGAMVAVIKLAGLLDVIPGIGLLALAALSMLIIHIAGKDIRDLWGQV comes from the coding sequence ATGCGCCAGACCCAGGATCTGATCATCTGCGAATACTGCGACACGGTGTACCAGCGGACACCGCTAGGTCGCCATCAGCGCGCCATCTGCCCGCGCTGCGGCGGGGTTTTGTATCGCCATTGCAATTTGACGCTGCAGCAGCGGTTGGCGCTTAGCGTCACCGGCGGCATCTTGCTGGTGTTTGCCAACTTCTACCCGGTCATGACCATTGGCATGCAGGGGGTCTCCAACTCCGCGACCTTATGGGATGCGGTACAGATACTCAGTAACGGCAGCATCACCTTCATTGCCTTGGTCATGGCACTGGCCATCATCTTTGCGCCGGTATTGCAGATCGGTGTGTTGTGCTGGTTGTTGAGTTTTGCCCTGGCAGGCCAACGTGCACCGGGGTTCGCCCTGTGCATGCGCGCCCTGGAGAGCCTGCGCCCCTGGAGCATGCTGGAGGTTTGCCTGCTGGGTGCGATGGTGGCGGTGATCAAGCTTGCCGGGCTGCTCGATGTGATCCCAGGGATCGGCCTGCTAGCCCTGGCGGCCCTGAGCATGCTGATCATCCATATCGCCGGCAAAGACATCCGCGATCTGTGGGGGCAGGTATGA
- a CDS encoding TetR/AcrR family transcriptional regulator: MVRRTRADMEQTRATLLETARQVFCARGYGDTSMDDLTAQANLTRGALYHHFGDKKGLLAAVIAQIDAEMDARLHAISDTASDPWDGFRHRCRAYLEMAREPEIQRIVLRDGRAVLGAPTPQAQLHCVASLRSMLEQLMAQGVVAQANPQALASLICGGLAETAFWIAEEDGQSQRLEQALHAMELMLTGLRSAS, translated from the coding sequence ATGGTCAGACGTACCCGTGCCGACATGGAGCAGACCCGCGCCACCCTGCTGGAGACCGCACGCCAGGTGTTTTGCGCGCGTGGCTATGGTGATACATCAATGGACGACCTGACGGCCCAGGCCAACCTCACCCGTGGCGCCCTTTATCACCATTTCGGCGACAAGAAGGGCCTGCTGGCTGCCGTGATTGCGCAGATCGATGCGGAAATGGATGCACGGCTGCACGCCATTTCCGACACTGCAAGCGACCCTTGGGACGGTTTCCGGCACCGTTGCCGCGCCTACCTGGAAATGGCGCGCGAGCCTGAGATTCAGCGCATCGTCTTGCGTGACGGACGTGCCGTGCTGGGTGCGCCCACCCCGCAAGCGCAACTGCATTGCGTAGCGTCGCTGCGCAGCATGCTGGAACAATTGATGGCGCAAGGCGTGGTCGCCCAGGCCAACCCCCAGGCACTGGCGTCGCTCATCTGCGGAGGCCTGGCAGAAACGGCATTCTGGATTGCCGAAGAAGACGGGCAAAGCCAACGGCTGGAACAGGCCCTGCACGCCATGGAACTGATGCTCACAGGGCTGCGCAGCGCCAGCTGA
- a CDS encoding intermembrane transport protein PqiB, producing MAQPTDTREGAGQAEVRTRRWSVSLVWIVPILAILIGASLVVRNWMQQGPVISIAFHSGEGLVAHKTQVKYRSVVIGEVTTVDLADDRKSVIAKVQLSNDARSFATQGARFWVVRPRIGVGGVSGVDTLLSGSFIGADSGESRVPEKSFIGLELPPPITYDEKGKRFILTASDLGSLDIGSSIYYRKIPVGEVVSFGLKEDGKGVEIGVFVQSPYDTFVTADSRFWNASGIDMQIGANGLKVDTESLSSILVGGLAFGSPDFAPQAEPAADQARFQLFVDRETALAPPNGQAQYLRLRFDQAMRGLSVGAPVEFKGVEFGRVTSIKLDYDEVRQSFPVVVDAVIYPQRLGPVHQKMLAVFKHTEGDLDGARHLIGTFVEHGLRAQARSGNLITGQMFISLDFYPDAAKVAFDKAADPITIPTLPGSLEQLQEQLQRVVERIAKLPLESIANNLDGSLRELRASLKQFNGQTLPDVKLALDEVHKTLRTANSAIAEDSPQRERLGETLDELERMSRSLRDLSDYLGRHPESLIRGRPKAAGAQDLKP from the coding sequence ATGGCGCAGCCGACTGACACGCGAGAGGGTGCTGGGCAGGCCGAGGTTCGAACTCGGCGCTGGAGTGTCTCACTGGTGTGGATCGTGCCGATTCTGGCGATCCTCATCGGGGCGTCGCTGGTGGTGCGCAACTGGATGCAGCAGGGCCCGGTGATCTCGATAGCGTTCCATTCCGGCGAAGGCCTGGTGGCCCACAAGACCCAGGTAAAGTACCGCAGCGTGGTGATTGGCGAGGTGACCACGGTGGACCTGGCCGATGACAGGAAAAGCGTCATCGCCAAGGTGCAGTTGTCCAACGATGCGCGCTCGTTCGCCACCCAGGGGGCGCGTTTCTGGGTGGTCCGGCCACGCATTGGCGTGGGCGGTGTTTCCGGTGTCGATACCTTGCTCTCGGGCAGCTTCATCGGCGCGGACTCCGGTGAATCCAGGGTGCCGGAGAAGTCCTTTATCGGCCTGGAACTGCCGCCCCCCATCACCTATGACGAAAAGGGCAAGCGCTTCATTCTCACGGCCAGCGACCTGGGCTCGCTCGACATCGGTTCGTCGATCTACTACCGCAAGATACCGGTGGGTGAAGTGGTGTCTTTTGGTTTGAAGGAAGATGGCAAGGGGGTGGAGATCGGGGTGTTCGTGCAGTCGCCCTACGATACCTTCGTGACTGCTGACAGCCGTTTCTGGAATGCCAGCGGCATCGATATGCAGATTGGCGCCAATGGCCTGAAGGTCGATACCGAGTCGTTGTCGTCCATTCTGGTGGGCGGGCTGGCCTTTGGCTCGCCCGATTTTGCCCCGCAGGCCGAACCCGCTGCGGACCAGGCGCGCTTTCAGCTGTTCGTCGATCGTGAAACGGCCCTGGCGCCGCCCAACGGCCAGGCGCAGTACTTGCGGCTGCGTTTCGACCAGGCCATGCGCGGCCTGTCGGTGGGCGCGCCGGTGGAGTTCAAGGGGGTCGAGTTCGGCAGGGTGACCTCGATCAAGCTGGACTACGACGAGGTTCGGCAGTCCTTCCCGGTGGTGGTCGATGCGGTGATCTATCCGCAACGGCTTGGCCCTGTGCACCAGAAGATGCTGGCGGTGTTCAAGCATACCGAGGGCGACCTGGACGGCGCGCGACACCTGATCGGCACCTTCGTCGAACACGGCCTGCGCGCCCAGGCGCGCAGCGGCAACCTGATCACCGGGCAAATGTTCATCTCGCTGGACTTCTACCCGGACGCAGCAAAAGTCGCGTTCGACAAGGCCGCCGACCCCATCACCATCCCCACGCTGCCAGGCAGCCTGGAGCAGTTGCAGGAGCAGTTGCAGCGGGTGGTCGAGCGCATCGCCAAGCTGCCACTGGAGAGCATCGCCAACAACCTTGACGGCAGCCTTCGCGAGCTGCGCGCAAGCCTCAAGCAGTTCAATGGCCAGACGCTCCCTGATGTGAAGCTGGCCCTGGATGAAGTGCACAAGACCCTGCGTACGGCCAATTCAGCCATCGCCGAGGACTCGCCCCAGCGCGAGCGGCTGGGCGAGACGCTTGACGAACTGGAACGCATGTCGCGGTCGTTGCGCGATCTGTCGGATTACCTGGGCAGGCACCCAGAGTCGTTGATTCGTGGCCGGCCTAAAGCGGCTGGGGCACAAGACCTGAAACCCTGA
- a CDS encoding VOC family protein, producing MRPFTIKHIDHLVLRVSDLPRSIAFYVDLLGCSVSRVREDLGMVHLATGSAMIDLVTLDGVLGQPGGAAPGAQGRNLHHFCLRIEPFDEQALTAYLRAAGVQVEPAEKRYGAEGEGLSLYCFDPDGNQVELKGPVPEGA from the coding sequence ATGCGACCGTTCACCATCAAGCACATCGACCACCTCGTCCTGCGGGTCAGCGACCTGCCGCGCAGCATTGCCTTTTATGTGGATTTGCTGGGCTGCTCGGTCAGCAGGGTGCGTGAAGACTTGGGCATGGTCCACCTGGCCACTGGCTCGGCGATGATCGACCTGGTTACGCTGGACGGTGTTCTGGGGCAGCCGGGTGGCGCCGCGCCGGGCGCACAGGGGCGTAACTTGCACCACTTTTGCCTGCGCATCGAACCCTTCGATGAGCAGGCGTTGACCGCTTACCTGCGCGCTGCGGGCGTGCAGGTGGAGCCAGCCGAGAAACGCTACGGCGCCGAGGGCGAGGGGTTGTCGTTGTACTGCTTCGACCCTGATGGCAACCAGGTCGAGCTCAAAGGGCCGGTGCCGGAGGGGGCATGA
- a CDS encoding MFS transporter, which translates to MAVLDSASTGSSAPQRGITKEERKVIFASSLGTVFEWYDFYLYGSLAAIIAKHFFAGVNETTSFIFALLAFAAGFAVRPFGAIVFGRLGDMIGRKHTFLITIVIMGLSTALVGLLPSYATIGVAAPVILITLRLLQGLALGGEYGGAATYVAEHAPKGRRGFFTAWIQTTATLGLFLSLLVILACRTALGTEAFEAWGWRIPFLLSILLLAISVYIRLQLNESPVFMKMKAEGKASKAPLTESFARWENLKVVIMSLLGGTAGQAVVWYTGQFYALFFLLQTLKIDPQTANLLIAGSLLIGTPFFIIFGSLSDRIGRKKIIMAGCIIAALTYFPIFKALTEYGNPDVFVAQEQNPVVVVADPGQCAFQFDPVGKAKFTSSCDIAKSLLAKRAIPYANQKAEPGSVAQIRIGERVIPSFDGRSLAAADLKAQSDAFTATLGGALKEAGYPEKADPAKIHYPMVLLLLTILVIYVTMVYGPIAAWLVELFPARIRYTSMSLPYHIGNGWFGGFLPTVAFAMVAATGDIYYGLWYPIVIALMTAVLGIFFLPETKDRDIN; encoded by the coding sequence ATGGCGGTTCTCGACAGCGCATCCACGGGCAGTAGCGCGCCCCAACGCGGCATCACCAAGGAGGAGCGCAAGGTCATCTTCGCCTCGTCCCTGGGTACGGTGTTCGAATGGTACGACTTTTACCTGTACGGCTCACTGGCCGCGATCATCGCCAAGCACTTCTTTGCCGGCGTCAATGAAACCACCTCGTTCATCTTCGCCCTGTTGGCGTTTGCCGCAGGCTTTGCCGTGCGGCCGTTCGGCGCCATCGTGTTCGGGCGCCTGGGTGACATGATCGGGCGCAAGCACACCTTCCTGATCACCATCGTTATCATGGGCTTGTCTACCGCGCTGGTCGGCTTATTGCCCAGCTATGCGACGATTGGCGTGGCGGCGCCGGTCATCCTCATTACCCTGCGCCTGCTTCAGGGCCTGGCGCTGGGCGGGGAGTACGGTGGGGCGGCGACCTACGTGGCGGAGCACGCACCCAAGGGCCGGCGGGGCTTCTTCACCGCCTGGATCCAGACCACCGCGACCCTGGGGCTGTTCCTGTCGCTGCTGGTGATCCTGGCCTGCCGCACGGCTTTGGGCACCGAGGCGTTCGAAGCCTGGGGCTGGCGCATTCCGTTCTTGCTGTCGATCCTGTTGCTGGCCATCTCGGTTTACATCCGCCTGCAGCTCAACGAGTCGCCGGTGTTCATGAAGATGAAGGCCGAAGGCAAGGCGTCCAAGGCGCCGCTGACCGAATCCTTCGCCCGTTGGGAAAACCTCAAGGTGGTGATCATGTCGCTGCTCGGCGGCACCGCCGGCCAGGCGGTGGTGTGGTACACCGGGCAGTTCTATGCGCTGTTCTTCTTGCTGCAGACGCTCAAGATCGACCCGCAGACCGCCAACTTGCTCATCGCAGGCTCGCTGCTGATCGGCACGCCGTTCTTCATCATTTTTGGCAGCCTGTCGGACCGCATCGGCCGCAAGAAGATCATCATGGCCGGCTGCATCATTGCCGCGCTGACCTACTTCCCGATCTTCAAGGCGCTGACCGAGTACGGCAACCCGGACGTGTTCGTCGCCCAGGAGCAGAACCCGGTCGTGGTGGTGGCCGACCCCGGCCAGTGCGCGTTCCAGTTCGACCCGGTGGGCAAGGCCAAATTCACCAGCTCTTGCGACATTGCCAAGAGCCTGCTGGCCAAGCGGGCGATACCCTACGCCAACCAGAAGGCGGAGCCCGGCAGCGTGGCGCAGATCCGTATCGGTGAGCGAGTGATCCCGAGCTTCGACGGCCGCAGCCTGGCCGCAGCGGACCTCAAAGCGCAGAGCGATGCGTTTACCGCTACCCTGGGCGGGGCACTGAAGGAGGCCGGTTACCCGGAGAAAGCCGACCCTGCGAAAATCCACTACCCAATGGTGCTGTTGCTGCTGACCATCCTGGTGATCTACGTGACCATGGTCTATGGGCCGATCGCCGCCTGGTTGGTGGAGCTGTTCCCGGCGCGCATCCGCTACACCTCGATGTCGCTGCCCTACCACATCGGTAACGGCTGGTTTGGCGGCTTCCTGCCGACCGTGGCGTTTGCCATGGTGGCGGCGACCGGGGATATCTACTACGGCTTGTGGTACCCGATCGTGATTGCACTGATGACGGCGGTGCTGGGGATCTTCTTCCTGCCAGAAACCAAGGACCGAGATATCAACTAA
- a CDS encoding membrane integrity-associated transporter subunit PqiC, which produces MHRLRNACGAGLLACLWGCSSVPNNYHTLVPSEPVRGDTRNIQVVRVSVPPQVDRPQLVVRQGQSGLVILETEWWGANLVDEFKSALQDQLGGPTAGPWTLLRVEVQRFDTVPGRYASLETVWRLRRPDDVAMTCRTSVQTAADNSIASLVNAHQANLRKLAEAVRAAAQPGSGACPARP; this is translated from the coding sequence ATGCATCGACTGCGCAATGCGTGTGGGGCGGGCCTGCTGGCCTGCCTTTGGGGCTGCAGCAGCGTGCCCAACAACTATCACACCCTGGTTCCGAGCGAGCCGGTGCGTGGCGACACGCGGAACATTCAGGTGGTCAGGGTGAGCGTGCCGCCACAGGTCGACCGGCCGCAGTTGGTGGTGCGTCAAGGGCAAAGCGGCCTGGTCATCCTGGAAACAGAGTGGTGGGGCGCCAACCTGGTGGATGAGTTCAAGAGTGCCCTGCAGGACCAGTTGGGCGGCCCTACAGCGGGGCCCTGGACGCTGCTACGCGTCGAGGTGCAGCGCTTCGATACGGTGCCGGGGCGCTATGCGTCGCTGGAGACGGTGTGGCGCTTGCGTCGGCCCGACGATGTGGCGATGACCTGCCGGACGTCGGTGCAGACGGCGGCAGACAACAGCATTGCCAGCCTGGTGAATGCGCACCAGGCCAACCTGCGCAAGCTGGCCGAGGCGGTGCGCGCGGCGGCGCAGCCGGGTAGCGGGGCATGCCCGGCGCGGCCGTAA
- a CDS encoding paraquat-inducible protein A produces MSTPASADNLGLCLCHGCGQACDARHGAHTCGRCGASIHRRKANAISRGWAFLLASLIFYIPANLLPVMRTEMLGSGSDSTIAGGVLEFWEAGAWDIALIIFIASVGVPAIKFFSLGLLLFTAQRGSTWACRQRSQLYRFVELIGYWSMLDVMVVALVAALVQLRGLGTIEPRVGILFFGMVVVLTMLAAMSFDPRLIWDGTTNEGGHIDGAAD; encoded by the coding sequence ATGAGCACACCTGCGAGTGCCGACAATCTGGGGCTGTGCCTGTGCCACGGCTGTGGCCAGGCCTGCGATGCGCGCCATGGCGCGCATACCTGCGGCCGCTGCGGCGCGTCGATTCACCGGCGCAAGGCCAATGCCATCAGCCGAGGGTGGGCGTTTCTGCTGGCCTCGCTGATTTTCTACATCCCGGCGAACCTGTTGCCGGTCATGCGTACCGAGATGCTTGGCAGCGGCAGCGACAGTACCATTGCCGGTGGTGTGCTGGAGTTTTGGGAGGCCGGGGCCTGGGATATTGCGCTGATCATCTTCATTGCCAGTGTCGGGGTACCTGCGATCAAGTTCTTCTCGCTCGGGCTGTTGCTGTTCACCGCCCAGCGCGGGTCCACCTGGGCGTGTCGGCAACGCTCGCAGCTCTACCGCTTCGTCGAGCTGATCGGCTACTGGTCCATGCTCGATGTGATGGTGGTGGCCCTGGTGGCGGCGTTGGTCCAACTGCGCGGCCTGGGCACCATCGAGCCGCGGGTGGGCATCCTGTTTTTCGGCATGGTGGTGGTGCTGACCATGCTCGCGGCGATGAGCTTCGATCCACGCTTGATCTGGGATGGCACCACCAACGAGGGAGGCCACATTGATGGCGCAGCCGACTGA
- a CDS encoding VOC family protein, with protein MKIVVTSILVDDQAKALAFYHYVLGFMPKHDIPLGRHRWLTLTSPNDPNGVELLLEPDAHPAAKVYKAALKQDGIPATSFGVRDIQAEYTRLCAAGVQFTQPPTAVGPVTVAVFDDTCGNLIQIAQKH; from the coding sequence ATGAAGATCGTTGTCACCAGTATCCTTGTCGACGACCAGGCCAAGGCCTTGGCTTTCTATCACTACGTGCTCGGCTTCATGCCCAAACATGACATCCCCCTGGGCCGACACCGCTGGCTGACCCTCACTTCGCCCAACGACCCCAACGGCGTCGAGCTGTTGCTGGAGCCCGATGCCCATCCTGCGGCCAAGGTGTACAAGGCTGCGCTCAAGCAGGACGGCATACCTGCCACTTCATTCGGCGTGCGCGACATCCAGGCCGAATATACCCGCCTGTGCGCAGCCGGCGTGCAGTTCACCCAACCGCCAACTGCAGTCGGGCCGGTCACCGTGGCCGTGTTCGACGATACTTGCGGCAACCTCATCCAGATCGCCCAGAAGCACTAG